The DNA segment GTCACTGATTCAAGGCAGGATAACGAGTTTGATGAGCGCTTCGTCTCCGGCTCTCTCTGCCTCGCTAACGCGTCACGCCTCTCACTCTATTTCAGAGTGATCACCACCATGAGTGTAGTTCCATGGACATTGCTGCTAGACTAGGTGATTTGGGATAGGCGGAATCCGTTTGATTGGTAGCTGGAGTTCCGCTGGACACAAAAACAGGAGAGCACAAATGGTAGCGTTTCGAATTCCAATCGGATCGTGAGCATTACATGATAGAGATGTCCGTTAGCACAGTTGTCGAGTTTGCTACGACGATCTTTGTCCTCCTAACGATGTTCTCTATCGGAATGGAACTGTCATTTGCTCGGTTACTGGCTGTGTTCCGAGAACGACGATTGATGGCAAAATCATTGCTGGTCAATACTGGGCTCATCCCCTTGCTTGCGTATTTGACCGTCCGTTCTGTTCCCGTGGAGGCGGGATATGCAGCGGGAGTTGTACTGATCGCTGTAGCACCTGGAGCTCCCTTTGGCCCGAAGTTTGCGGAAATATCGAAGAGTGATATCGAGTTTGCAAGCGGTTTGATGGCTGTTCTCGGGATTGTTTCTGTTGTGACGATACCCGTGAGTTTAGGGCTGTTTCTACCCGGAAACGTTACCGTAGATCCCCTTGCAATCGGGTGGATGATCTTCGTTGTTCAGCTTCTCCCGTTACTGGTGGGAATCGGACTTGATTTCTATTCCGCTTCTGCAAAACGCTGGCTGTATCCACCAATACAACGACTCTCTGATCTCTCGTTTCTCTTCCTGATCGTCCTTTTGGTAGTTGTCTATATTGATGAGATGCTCACACTTGTCGGTACAGGAACGCTGTTCATTTCGGTTGTTATTGTCGGTGCGTCGTTACTGCTTGGGTACGTACTCGGCGGACCGAAACGAAACACGCGAGAAGTGTTGGCGACGACGACCGCTGCCCGAAATGCCGCAATTGCGCTCTTCATTGCTACCACCAGCTTTTCCGATCCAGACGTTCTGATGGTTGTCATCGCGTTTTCGTTTGTAGGTGTCGTTCTCTCAGGATTACTTGCTGGAATGTGGAAGTACCGAACTGTCTGATTCGGAACGGGATAGAATCGTGGCCGATTACTTCGCTATCTGACGTGGGTATAGAGTACTAGATGAAATTATCTATGTTTCAGACGAGATATTCGACAACAGTAGGTATTTAGTGGCCACCGGAAACGGAATGGAGACCGACGATACCGACGAGAATCACGCTAATGAACCCTATCCGAGCAAGGGTTGCAGGTTCATCAAACAGGACAATTCCAAGCGAAGCCGTCCCAACAGCGCCGATACCAGTCCAGACAGCGTACGCCGTGCCTATCGGGAGGTCTTTGATTGCTTGTGACAACAGGATCATGCTAATGATGAGGGCAACAGCAGTGCCGAGCGTCGGAATGGGTTTTGAGAAGCCGTCTGAATATTCGAGTCCGATCGCCCATCCGATCTCAAACAATCCAGCCAGTATCAACAGGGGCCACGACATTTCAAGTGTCATCTACTCATTCAGTCGAACTATATCTTCTGCAAACCTACCGAATCGATGGTAGGTTTCTATCGAAACCTAACGCATTCTCTGGAGTGAGAGACTGCTATCTAGTTCTCGACTTCGCCATCTTCCCATCCTTCGGAGAACACACGGTCGTCGGGAACACCCAACTCATCGAGACGCTCCTTGGTATCGACGACCATCTGTGGGACACCGCAGACGTAAAA comes from the Halalkalicoccus subterraneus genome and includes:
- a CDS encoding bile acid:sodium symporter family protein codes for the protein MSVSTVVEFATTIFVLLTMFSIGMELSFARLLAVFRERRLMAKSLLVNTGLIPLLAYLTVRSVPVEAGYAAGVVLIAVAPGAPFGPKFAEISKSDIEFASGLMAVLGIVSVVTIPVSLGLFLPGNVTVDPLAIGWMIFVVQLLPLLVGIGLDFYSASAKRWLYPPIQRLSDLSFLFLIVLLVVVYIDEMLTLVGTGTLFISVVIVGASLLLGYVLGGPKRNTREVLATTTAARNAAIALFIATTSFSDPDVLMVVIAFSFVGVVLSGLLAGMWKYRTV
- the sugE gene encoding quaternary ammonium compound efflux SMR transporter SugE, encoding MSWPLLILAGLFEIGWAIGLEYSDGFSKPIPTLGTAVALIISMILLSQAIKDLPIGTAYAVWTGIGAVGTASLGIVLFDEPATLARIGFISVILVGIVGLHSVSGGH